The Gillisia sp. Hel_I_86 genome has a segment encoding these proteins:
- a CDS encoding cupin domain-containing protein, with amino-acid sequence MESININKKFEKFSKNWNPHQIAIVDDMQVLLAKLKGEFIWHAHEEEDELFQVVKGTLYIQFKDKTVKIKEGELIVVPKGVAHRPFTKNDEEVHVMLFEKLSVKHTGNVESELTVNTYPKI; translated from the coding sequence ATGGAAAGTATCAACATCAATAAGAAATTCGAAAAATTCAGCAAAAACTGGAATCCACATCAAATTGCTATTGTAGACGATATGCAAGTATTATTGGCCAAGCTAAAGGGTGAATTTATCTGGCATGCCCATGAAGAAGAAGATGAATTGTTCCAAGTTGTTAAAGGCACTTTATACATACAATTCAAAGATAAAACGGTAAAGATAAAGGAAGGTGAACTCATTGTGGTTCCCAAAGGAGTAGCGCATCGCCCTTTTACGAAGAACGACGAAGAGGTTCATGTGATGCTTTTTGAAAAACTATCGGTAAAACATACCGGGAATGTGGAAAGTGAACTAACTGTGAATACATATCCAAAAATTTAG
- the mgtE gene encoding magnesium transporter: MQFELSEELIEKIEYLIEQKNDAELLLHLEEVHPADIAEILSEIDIEEATYIVKLLDSEKTSEALMELEEGVRERILDSLSPKEIAEELEEMDTDDAADIISELSEDRQQKVIAQILDEEHADNIVELLRYDEDSAGGLMAKELVKVNENWNVTGCMSEMRNQAENVTRVHSIYVVDDKNKLKGRLSLKDLLTAPSNAHISDVYIPQVDYVNVHTPGEEVARVMQKYDLEAIPVVDEMGRLVGRITIDDILDFVKDEAEKDYQMAAGISEDVEADDSIWLLTRARLPWLVLALFGGFISVSVLGTFDGAMQEHAALFFFVPLIAAMAGNVGVQSSAIVLQGLANKSLKGSLLKRLLKEIVLSLFNGVVLAILLIVGGIFLLGFDLYFGLTIGISLISVIVIASLIGTFVPIILDKQGIDPAMATGPFITTSNDICGILIYFSIAKLILGF, encoded by the coding sequence ATGCAATTTGAATTAAGCGAAGAATTAATTGAAAAAATTGAATACCTCATCGAGCAAAAGAACGATGCGGAACTGCTGTTGCATCTAGAAGAAGTTCACCCTGCAGATATCGCCGAGATCCTTTCGGAAATAGATATTGAAGAAGCTACCTATATTGTAAAATTGCTGGATAGCGAGAAAACTTCGGAAGCCTTAATGGAGCTGGAAGAAGGCGTTAGGGAACGCATTTTAGACAGTTTATCTCCTAAGGAAATTGCCGAGGAACTGGAAGAAATGGATACCGATGATGCTGCCGATATTATTTCTGAACTTTCCGAAGACCGCCAACAAAAGGTTATTGCCCAGATCTTGGATGAGGAACATGCCGATAATATCGTGGAATTGCTGCGATATGATGAAGATTCTGCCGGCGGTCTTATGGCAAAGGAATTGGTGAAGGTGAATGAAAACTGGAACGTTACCGGTTGTATGAGCGAAATGCGCAACCAGGCAGAGAACGTTACCAGGGTGCACTCCATTTATGTAGTGGACGATAAAAACAAATTAAAAGGGAGGTTATCGCTTAAAGATTTACTTACTGCGCCCAGCAACGCGCATATAAGCGATGTGTACATTCCGCAAGTAGATTATGTAAATGTGCACACGCCTGGCGAAGAAGTGGCAAGGGTGATGCAGAAATATGATTTAGAGGCTATTCCTGTGGTAGATGAAATGGGAAGATTGGTTGGCCGAATTACCATCGATGATATTTTGGATTTTGTTAAGGATGAAGCGGAGAAAGATTACCAGATGGCTGCGGGTATTTCTGAAGATGTAGAGGCAGATGACAGTATCTGGTTGCTTACCAGAGCTCGTTTGCCTTGGCTTGTTTTAGCCCTTTTTGGGGGATTTATAAGTGTTTCGGTTCTTGGAACTTTCGATGGTGCTATGCAGGAACATGCAGCACTCTTCTTTTTTGTTCCCTTAATTGCTGCGATGGCAGGAAATGTTGGGGTCCAGTCTTCAGCAATTGTTTTGCAGGGTTTGGCAAATAAAAGTTTAAAAGGTTCATTGCTTAAAAGGCTTTTAAAAGAGATTGTTTTAAGTCTTTTTAATGGCGTGGTTTTGGCAATTTTATTAATCGTGGGAGGCATCTTTCTGTTAGGGTTCGATCTTTATTTTGGATTAACTATTGGAATTTCGTTGATCTCTGTAATCGTGATCGCGTCTTTAATTGGGACATTCGTTCCAATTATTCTAGACAAACAAGGGATAGATCCTGCAATGGCAACGGGTCCATTTATCACGACCAGTAATGATATTTGCGGAATATTAATATATTTCAGTATTGCAAAACTCATTCTAGGTTTTTAA
- the rsmA gene encoding 16S rRNA (adenine(1518)-N(6)/adenine(1519)-N(6))-dimethyltransferase RsmA, which produces MKKNKKNPFNSKDNKFKQSKYAPGKVAFSVDGSVRAKKHLGQHFLKDEGIAEKIADSLGYEGYMNVLEIGPGMGVLTKYLLKKDIDLHVIEIDRDSVAYLGENYPQLEGKILEKDFLKTDISEIFEKEPYAIIGNFPYNISTQIVFKTLENRELIPEFAGMFQKEVAQRIAAPHGNKTYGILSVLAQAFFEVDYLFTVPPTVFNPPPKVESGVIRLKRKENFTLPCDEALFFRVVKTAFQQRRKTLRNSLKTFELSDNLREDAIFGQRPEQLSVQEFIELTEKIQQDAI; this is translated from the coding sequence ATGAAAAAAAACAAGAAGAATCCTTTCAATTCAAAGGACAATAAATTTAAGCAAAGTAAATACGCTCCCGGGAAAGTTGCTTTTAGTGTAGATGGTTCTGTTCGAGCAAAAAAGCACTTAGGACAACATTTTCTTAAAGATGAGGGAATAGCAGAAAAGATCGCCGATTCCCTTGGATATGAAGGCTATATGAATGTATTGGAGATTGGCCCGGGAATGGGCGTCCTCACTAAATATTTGCTTAAAAAAGATATTGACCTTCATGTTATAGAAATAGATAGGGACAGTGTGGCTTATTTGGGAGAGAACTACCCTCAACTGGAAGGGAAGATCCTCGAAAAGGATTTTTTAAAGACCGATATCAGTGAGATTTTTGAAAAAGAACCTTATGCGATCATCGGGAATTTTCCTTATAATATTTCCACTCAAATTGTTTTTAAGACCTTAGAAAATAGGGAGCTGATCCCGGAGTTTGCGGGAATGTTCCAAAAAGAAGTGGCCCAGCGAATTGCAGCGCCACATGGCAATAAAACCTATGGAATCCTTTCGGTTTTGGCACAGGCATTTTTCGAAGTGGACTATTTGTTCACGGTGCCGCCAACGGTTTTTAATCCGCCGCCAAAAGTAGAAAGTGGGGTGATCAGATTAAAAAGGAAAGAAAACTTCACACTTCCATGCGATGAAGCTTTATTCTTCAGGGTAGTTAAAACAGCCTTTCAGCAACGTCGAAAGACCTTAAGGAATAGTCTAAAAACTTTCGAATTATCCGATAATTTGAGGGAAGATGCTATCTTTGGGCAACGACCAGAGCAGTTAAGTGTTCAAGAGTTTATAGAACTTACAGAAAAAATTCAGCAGGATGCAATTTGA
- a CDS encoding DUF4286 family protein, with translation MYIYNVTINIQEDIHDEWLNWMKTEHIPEMLDTGKFKKALMSRVMVNEEMGGITYSVQYTTESKAMLQKYYEENAPSLRAKSKPFNGKFVAFRTEMEIVSEQ, from the coding sequence ATGTACATATACAATGTAACTATAAACATCCAGGAAGATATTCATGATGAATGGCTTAACTGGATGAAAACCGAGCATATTCCTGAAATGTTGGATACGGGAAAGTTTAAAAAGGCATTGATGAGCAGGGTGATGGTAAATGAAGAAATGGGCGGAATCACCTATTCTGTTCAATATACCACCGAGAGCAAAGCGATGTTGCAAAAATATTATGAAGAAAATGCTCCTAGTTTGAGAGCGAAATCGAAACCCTTCAATGGTAAATTTGTAGCTTTTAGAACCGAGATGGAAATTGTAAGTGAGCAATAA
- a CDS encoding tetratricopeptide repeat protein — protein sequence MRCFLYIALFFIGIQGVFCQSDQLAQKYLEQGEYAKALSVYQNLVKEAPGNSNYFLGLVTSYQQLEDFAMAESLLQERLKDTNNNPTILIELGHNYELQNKPELAKKQYTGALSVLNEKANYAYAIARNFEKYSLLDYAEQAYVLGMQLRPEMNFDLPLARIYGEQGKLDEMFAAYLELIAKQPEMSINLMREFDRYILEDASNLANIALRKQLLQKLQKTQELTYSELLAWLFIQQKDFDKAFLQEKAIYRRNNRDLQRIIQLTVLAKSENDIETAKEIVSFIIEETTSPGILVQANQLLLDMKLSTAKGSDFKNIEKDFEKVLSEFGTGLETMAVQIDYANFLAFKMDKIEEAKQLLNTLSKNPLNNFQQAAIKMVLADILVLDQKFNQALIYYSQVQTLVKNDEIAQNARFKVAKTSYFKGDFAWALTQLNVLKASTTQLIANDALELSLLIKENSLEDSTQTALKLYAKADLLAFQNKPIEAIGVLNDILQNHKGEKIEDEALLKQAELFKLSENWNKAEENYLKILEFYGKDILADNATFLLAALYDNQLENPEKAKQYYEQIIFNFPDSIYFVDARKKYRALRGDEVEQ from the coding sequence ATGCGGTGTTTTCTTTATATAGCCTTATTTTTTATAGGTATTCAGGGCGTTTTTTGCCAGTCAGATCAATTGGCGCAAAAATATCTGGAGCAAGGGGAGTATGCCAAAGCACTAAGTGTCTACCAGAATTTGGTAAAAGAAGCTCCCGGAAATTCCAATTATTTTTTGGGCTTGGTTACTTCCTACCAGCAATTGGAGGATTTTGCAATGGCAGAAAGTTTATTGCAGGAACGGCTTAAAGACACCAATAACAATCCAACTATTTTAATTGAATTAGGCCACAATTACGAGCTTCAAAATAAGCCAGAACTTGCAAAAAAGCAGTATACAGGTGCTTTAAGTGTATTAAATGAAAAAGCAAATTACGCGTATGCAATTGCTCGTAATTTCGAAAAATATAGTTTGTTGGATTATGCAGAACAAGCCTATGTTTTGGGAATGCAACTAAGACCTGAAATGAATTTTGATCTTCCCCTTGCCAGGATTTATGGCGAACAAGGAAAATTGGACGAGATGTTTGCTGCATATTTAGAGCTAATTGCGAAGCAACCCGAGATGAGTATTAATCTCATGCGGGAATTTGATCGTTATATCTTGGAAGATGCTTCCAATTTGGCAAATATCGCCCTTAGAAAACAGTTGCTTCAAAAGCTTCAAAAAACTCAAGAGCTTACTTATAGCGAATTGTTGGCTTGGCTTTTTATTCAGCAAAAAGATTTCGACAAGGCCTTTCTTCAGGAAAAAGCAATTTATAGAAGGAACAATCGGGACCTGCAACGCATCATTCAGCTTACGGTTTTAGCAAAGTCTGAAAATGATATTGAAACGGCAAAAGAAATAGTTTCCTTTATTATTGAAGAAACTACTTCGCCCGGCATCCTTGTACAAGCGAACCAATTATTGTTGGATATGAAGTTGAGCACTGCAAAAGGTTCAGATTTCAAAAATATCGAAAAGGATTTTGAAAAAGTGCTTTCCGAATTTGGAACAGGGTTGGAAACCATGGCCGTGCAAATAGATTACGCCAATTTTCTCGCCTTTAAAATGGATAAAATTGAGGAAGCCAAACAATTGCTGAATACGCTTTCTAAAAATCCGTTAAATAATTTTCAGCAAGCTGCCATCAAAATGGTATTGGCAGATATTCTGGTCTTGGATCAAAAATTCAACCAGGCACTGATTTATTATTCCCAGGTTCAGACTTTAGTGAAAAATGATGAAATTGCGCAAAATGCTAGATTTAAAGTAGCGAAAACCAGCTATTTTAAAGGAGATTTTGCTTGGGCGCTTACGCAGTTAAATGTCTTGAAAGCTTCTACCACCCAATTAATCGCAAACGATGCTCTGGAGCTGAGTCTGCTTATAAAGGAAAACAGTTTGGAAGATTCCACCCAAACGGCACTAAAGCTATACGCAAAAGCCGATTTATTAGCTTTTCAGAATAAACCAATTGAAGCTATTGGAGTGTTAAATGATATCTTGCAGAATCATAAAGGTGAAAAAATTGAAGATGAAGCGTTATTGAAGCAAGCCGAATTGTTCAAACTTTCTGAAAATTGGAACAAGGCCGAAGAAAATTATTTGAAGATCTTGGAATTTTACGGAAAGGATATTTTGGCAGATAACGCCACTTTTTTATTGGCAGCATTATATGATAATCAGCTAGAAAATCCTGAAAAAGCAAAACAGTATTACGAACAGATCATCTTTAATTTTCCTGATAGTATTTATTTTGTAGATGCAAGAAAAAAATACCGTGCGCTAAGAGGGGACGAGGTAGAACAGTAA
- the serS gene encoding serine--tRNA ligase: MLQVSNIRAHKEGYIKALKKRNFNAEDVFEEILILDESRRSTQTQLDETLAESNQLSKEIGMLFKSGEQQKANILKEKTSQLKDKSKELSDSFNEIVAKLEQLLYTVPNIPNDLVPAGSTEDDNEEIYKEGEIPVLAEGSMPHWELAKKYDIIDFELGNKITGAGFPVYKGKGARLQRALITYFLDKAVDAGYTEFQLPLLVNEASGFGTGQLPDKEGQMYYVTEDDLYLIPTAEVPMMNLFRDRMLTEADLPISCTGHTPCFRREAGSYGAHVRGLNRLHQFDKVEIVRIEKAEDSYAALDGMVDHVKELLKDLKLPYRILKLCGGDLGFTAAITYDFEVFSTAQDRWLEISSVSNVETFQANRLKLRYKDKDGKKELLHTLNGSALALPRVLAGILENYQTPEGIKIPEVLVKYTGFTMID, translated from the coding sequence ATGTTACAAGTTAGCAATATTAGAGCGCATAAAGAGGGATATATCAAAGCCCTTAAAAAACGTAATTTCAATGCCGAAGATGTCTTTGAAGAGATCTTGATATTGGACGAATCCCGCCGCTCCACACAAACGCAGTTAGATGAAACTTTGGCCGAATCCAATCAGCTTTCCAAGGAAATTGGGATGTTGTTTAAATCTGGCGAGCAGCAAAAAGCGAATATTTTAAAAGAGAAAACTTCCCAGTTAAAAGATAAGTCCAAAGAGCTTTCAGATAGTTTTAACGAAATTGTTGCTAAATTAGAGCAACTGCTTTATACCGTTCCCAATATTCCCAACGATTTAGTTCCTGCGGGATCTACAGAAGATGATAATGAAGAGATCTATAAGGAAGGGGAAATTCCAGTATTGGCAGAAGGTTCTATGCCACATTGGGAATTGGCGAAGAAATACGATATCATAGATTTTGAGCTTGGTAATAAAATTACCGGGGCAGGATTTCCAGTTTATAAGGGAAAAGGCGCAAGGCTACAACGCGCCCTGATTACTTATTTCCTTGACAAGGCGGTAGATGCCGGATATACAGAATTTCAATTACCATTATTGGTAAATGAAGCATCAGGATTTGGAACGGGACAATTACCAGATAAAGAAGGGCAGATGTATTATGTTACTGAAGATGATCTTTATTTAATTCCTACTGCGGAGGTACCAATGATGAACCTTTTTAGGGACAGAATGCTTACTGAAGCAGATCTGCCTATTTCTTGTACGGGCCACACGCCTTGTTTTAGGAGGGAAGCGGGGTCTTATGGAGCACATGTGCGAGGTTTGAACAGGTTGCATCAATTTGATAAAGTTGAAATTGTGCGCATAGAAAAAGCAGAGGATTCTTATGCTGCTTTAGACGGGATGGTAGATCATGTTAAAGAGCTATTGAAAGATCTAAAATTACCTTATAGAATTTTGAAATTGTGTGGGGGAGATCTTGGATTTACTGCTGCGATTACTTACGATTTCGAGGTGTTTTCTACCGCTCAGGATCGTTGGTTGGAAATAAGTTCTGTATCTAATGTTGAAACTTTTCAGGCAAATAGATTGAAGCTGAGGTATAAGGATAAAGATGGTAAAAAGGAATTATTGCATACCTTAAATGGAAGTGCTTTGGCATTGCCAAGGGTTCTTGCAGGAATCCTTGAGAATTACCAAACCCCGGAAGGTATAAAAATACCGGAGGTTTTGGTGAAATATACCGGATTTACAATGATCGATTAA
- a CDS encoding HTTM domain-containing protein: MLNKFLFTRIDNSALVVFRVFFGLLIALEAFGSIATGWIKRTLIEPQETFNFIGFEFLQPLPGDGMLYYYGVMGLFGLLVMVGYKYRFSIFCYGIMWASVYLMQKSSYNNHYYLLMLLCGIMFFLPAHKNVSIDAWRNPSLREISMPRWVWLFIVFQMWIVYTYASVAKLYPDWFTGAFPEILMKSKADYWLVGELLQQKWTHFTISWFGFLFDLLIIPLLLYRKTRVPIFIAAIFFHLFNSFIFHIGIFPYLSLALMLFFFPSEKINKWFLRGKKKYYDEKEIIVPKYRNAFLAVVSIWFIFQLVLPLRHWFFEDDVLWTEEGHRLSWRMMLRSKSGRSAFRVVDKDTKEVEYIDKSKFLSKKQLGAINSKPDMIWQFSQRLKREYAKKGQDVQVFVDSKVSVNGRPYQQFIDPKVDLANEKWQHFKHHNWILPSKLN, encoded by the coding sequence ATGCTGAATAAGTTCCTTTTTACCCGTATCGATAATTCTGCACTGGTGGTCTTCCGTGTTTTTTTTGGGTTGTTAATAGCTTTGGAAGCTTTTGGCAGTATTGCCACTGGTTGGATTAAACGCACCCTAATAGAGCCCCAGGAAACCTTCAACTTTATAGGTTTCGAATTTTTGCAACCGCTTCCAGGGGACGGAATGTTGTATTATTACGGAGTAATGGGCCTGTTTGGCTTACTTGTAATGGTGGGTTACAAATATAGGTTCAGCATCTTTTGTTACGGCATTATGTGGGCATCGGTCTACCTCATGCAAAAATCCTCCTACAACAATCATTATTATTTATTGATGCTCTTGTGTGGCATCATGTTCTTTTTGCCGGCGCATAAAAATGTTTCCATAGATGCATGGAGGAATCCTTCCCTTCGGGAAATTTCAATGCCTCGTTGGGTTTGGCTGTTTATCGTGTTCCAAATGTGGATCGTTTACACTTATGCATCGGTAGCAAAACTATATCCAGATTGGTTTACGGGTGCATTTCCGGAGATTTTAATGAAATCCAAGGCAGACTATTGGTTGGTAGGAGAGTTGCTCCAGCAAAAATGGACACATTTTACCATTTCCTGGTTTGGGTTTTTGTTCGACCTCCTTATAATTCCCTTATTACTTTACCGAAAAACCAGGGTTCCTATATTTATCGCGGCCATATTCTTTCACCTGTTCAATAGTTTTATTTTTCATATTGGGATCTTTCCGTATCTCTCACTCGCATTGATGTTGTTCTTTTTCCCTTCAGAAAAAATAAACAAATGGTTCCTAAGGGGAAAAAAGAAATATTACGATGAGAAGGAAATTATTGTCCCGAAGTACAGAAATGCGTTTTTGGCAGTGGTCTCTATTTGGTTCATTTTTCAACTGGTATTACCATTAAGACATTGGTTCTTTGAAGACGATGTGTTATGGACAGAGGAGGGCCACCGACTTTCCTGGAGAATGATGTTGCGTAGCAAAAGCGGGCGCAGTGCTTTTAGGGTAGTAGATAAGGATACCAAAGAAGTGGAATATATAGATAAAAGTAAATTTTTGTCCAAAAAGCAATTAGGAGCCATAAATTCCAAGCCAGACATGATTTGGCAATTTTCGCAGCGCCTTAAACGTGAGTATGCCAAGAAAGGGCAAGATGTGCAGGTATTTGTAGACTCTAAAGTAAGTGTGAACGGGAGGCCTTATCAGCAATTTATAGACCCAAAAGTAGATCTTGCTAATGAGAAGTGGCAACACTTTAAGCACCACAACTGGATTTTACCTTCCAAATTAAACTGA
- a CDS encoding bifunctional riboflavin kinase/FAD synthetase: MKEHLGAYTFKSEHPTVITIGTFDGVHAGHQKIIEKLVNTAKLSNMESAILTFFPHPRMVLQKESDIKLINTIDERKKLLSNSGIDHLIIHPFTHQFSRLTAQEFVLDILVNKLNAKKVIIGYDHRFGRNRIADINTLKEFGKEYDFEVEEIGKEEIENVAVSSTKIRKALMQGKVEKANRYLQQPFMLTGTVVRGKGLGKDFGYPTANLKIEEKYKLIPKNGVYIARATIDEIPYFGMMNIGTNPTVGGTEKTIETYFFLLDQDLYGQKLEIQLLARIRDEKNFDSIDSLKIAMKQDEAFSSQFIKDNYAE, translated from the coding sequence TTGAAAGAACATTTAGGAGCATATACCTTTAAAAGTGAACATCCAACGGTTATCACCATTGGAACTTTCGATGGAGTGCATGCGGGCCATCAAAAAATTATAGAAAAGCTTGTGAATACTGCGAAACTCAGTAATATGGAGTCGGCAATACTCACTTTTTTCCCGCATCCAAGAATGGTATTGCAAAAGGAGAGCGATATTAAACTTATCAATACGATCGACGAACGTAAAAAGCTCCTTTCCAATTCTGGGATAGACCATCTAATTATCCATCCTTTCACCCATCAATTTTCCAGGCTTACAGCGCAAGAATTCGTTCTGGACATATTGGTAAACAAACTAAATGCTAAAAAGGTCATTATTGGTTACGATCATAGGTTTGGAAGAAATAGAATTGCAGATATCAATACCTTAAAAGAGTTTGGAAAAGAATATGATTTTGAAGTAGAAGAAATTGGTAAAGAAGAGATAGAAAATGTTGCGGTAAGTTCTACAAAGATTAGAAAAGCCTTGATGCAAGGAAAGGTCGAAAAAGCGAATCGCTACCTTCAGCAGCCTTTTATGCTAACGGGCACTGTGGTAAGGGGAAAAGGGCTTGGGAAAGATTTTGGATACCCAACCGCCAATTTAAAAATTGAAGAAAAGTATAAATTGATCCCAAAAAATGGGGTGTATATAGCACGTGCAACCATAGATGAAATTCCGTATTTTGGAATGATGAATATTGGCACCAATCCTACCGTGGGCGGCACAGAGAAAACGATAGAAACCTATTTTTTCCTGTTGGACCAGGATCTTTACGGACAAAAGTTGGAGATTCAATTGCTTGCCAGAATTCGGGACGAAAAGAATTTCGATTCTATAGATTCCTTAAAAATAGCGATGAAACAAGACGAAGCTTTTAGCTCGCAGTTTATCAAGGACAACTATGCTGAATAA
- the pth gene encoding aminoacyl-tRNA hydrolase, whose translation MLAFFGRIFSSEPKEEEVDPMKKFLIAGLGNIGPKYHNTRHNIGFKIVDYLAEKEGVSFSTDRLGDIASFRFKGRTFILLKPSTYMNLSGKAVNYWLTKEKIPLENLLVVTDDLNLNFGAIRLKTKGSDGGHNGLKDIQLQLNTTTYNRFRFGISDEFSKGRQVDYVLGEWSLEEEKNLPERLEKAAELIKSFGTAGINITMNTFNGK comes from the coding sequence ATGTTGGCTTTCTTCGGAAGAATATTTAGTAGTGAACCAAAAGAGGAAGAAGTAGACCCTATGAAGAAATTTTTGATTGCGGGGCTTGGGAATATTGGTCCCAAATACCACAATACCAGGCATAATATTGGTTTTAAAATAGTGGATTATTTGGCTGAAAAGGAAGGGGTGTCATTTTCAACCGATAGGCTTGGGGATATTGCGAGTTTCCGGTTTAAAGGGCGGACTTTTATTCTACTAAAACCCAGCACCTATATGAACCTTAGCGGGAAAGCGGTGAACTATTGGCTTACCAAGGAAAAAATCCCTTTGGAGAATTTGCTGGTGGTTACAGATGATCTCAACCTCAATTTTGGAGCTATAAGGCTTAAGACCAAAGGAAGTGATGGCGGCCATAATGGGTTGAAGGATATTCAACTTCAGCTAAACACCACAACATATAATAGATTTAGGTTTGGGATAAGTGATGAATTTTCTAAAGGACGACAAGTAGATTATGTCTTGGGGGAATGGTCTTTGGAAGAAGAAAAAAACCTTCCAGAACGCTTGGAAAAAGCAGCCGAGCTTATAAAATCCTTTGGAACTGCGGGAATAAATATTACAATGAATACTTTTAACGGTAAATAA